The following is a genomic window from Streptomyces sp. BHT-5-2.
ACAGGTCGTTACCGGAGGAGATCGGCGCCGACCCGCTCGCCGAGGTCGTCGCCTGGGCACTGGAGCACCTCCACGAGCAGTTCGACGTGGAGACGCTCGCCGCGCGGGCGTACATGAGCCGACGCACCTTCGACCGGCGGTTCCGCTCCCTCACGGGCAGCGCTCCGCTCCAGTGGCTGATCACCCAGCGGGTCCTCCAGGCCCAACGGCTGCTGGAGACCTCCGACTACTCCGTGGACGAGGTCGCCGGCCGCTGCGGGTTCCGCTCGCCGGTCGCGCTGCGCGGCCACTTCCGGCGGCAGCTGGGCGCCTCGCCCGCGGCCTACCGGGCGGCCTACCGCGCCCGCCGGCCGCAGAGCGGCGCACCGGAGCCCGCGCTGCGCCCGGAGCGGGCCGAGCGTCCCGAGCGCGAGCGGGCGGCACTGGGCAGCGAGCGGTTCTCCGCCGCCGCGCTGGGCGGGCACGCGCTGGCCGAGGTGGCCGACGCGGGCAAGCCGGCGCCGGAGGGGTACGCCGCACGGCTTCCGGAGACCCCGGTCGGGCGGGGGGCCGCCAGGCCCGTACTGCCCGGTCAGCGGGAGCGCCCCGTAGGGTGAGACGTATGAACGATCGCATGGTGTGGATCGACTGCGAGATGACCGGACTCTCGCTGGCGAGTGACGCGCTCATCGAGGTGGCCGCCCTGGTCACCGATTCGGAACTGAACGTGCTGGGTGACGGAGTGGATGTGGTGATCCGTCCCCCGGCCGAGGCGCTGACCACCATGCCGGAGGTGGTGCGGCAGATGCACACCGCCTCCGGGCTGCTGGCCGAGCTGGATGCCGGGACGACGCTGGAGTCGGCCGAGGCACAGGTGCTGGAGTACATCCGCCAGCATGTGCCGGAGCCGGGGAAGGCGCCGCTGTGCGGAAACTCCGTCGGCACCGACCGCGGCTTCCTGCTGCGCGACATGCCGACGCTGGAGAGCTACCTGCACTACCGGATCGTCGATGTGTCGTCCGTGAAGGAACTGGCCCGGCGCTGGTTCCCGCGGGCGTACTTCAACAGTCCGGACAAGAACGGCAACCACCGGGCGCTGGCCGACATCCGCGAGTCCATCGCGGAGTTGCGCTACTACCGGGAGGCCGTGTTCGTGCCCCAGCCCGGGCCGGACTCGGAGACCGCGAAGGCCATCGCGGCCAAGCACAAGCTGCCCTCCGAACCGGAGTCGGCGGCACAGTGACGCAGCTCGCTCCCAGGGGCACGAAACCTGGGAGCGAGCACCCCTTTGGAACCTGTACACTTTTTCTCAGCCGGTGGGGAAAAGGAACCACACAGCACCGGTCTTGGTGGGTATAGCTCAGCTGGTAGAGCACCTGGTTGTGGTCCAGGATGTCGCGGGTTCGAGTCCCGTTACTCACCCCACTGTCGAGGCCCCCGATCCACGGATCGGGGGCCTCGGGTGTTTCCCGGCCGGGTGCCGCCGCGGGAGGCGGGCGCCGATGCTCAGTAGCCGACGGTGAAGCGCTCGCCGATGTGGTGGGGCTGCTCCAGCTCGTCGAGGAGCGCGACGGCGTAGTCCTCGGTGGAGATCCGGCTGCTGCCGTCGGCCGCGACGATCAGGTCCTCGGCGGCGGTGCGGTAGCTGCCGGTGCGCTCGCCGGGCTCGATGGAGGCGGCCGGGCTGAGGTTGGTCCAGCGGACGTCGGAGACGGTGCGGTAGAAGTCCAGCGCGTCGCCGTGCGCGTGCATGATCTGGAGCAGCGGGACCGGGAGGCCCTCGGTGTCCCAGACCTGGACGCCGTCGGGCTTGCGGAGCGAGCCGGCGCCGCCGACCGTGATCAGGCGAGGCGCGTCGCCGCCCAGCCTCCGCAACCCCTCGACCAGCGCCTCGGCGGCGGGCCGGATGGTGGCGATGTGACCGGCGCCGTCGCCGCCGCCGACCGCGCTGACCACCACGTCCTGCCCCTTGGCCACCTCGGTGACGGACTCCGAGTCGAGCGCGTCGCCGTAGACCACGGTGAGCGCCGGGTGGGTCGTGGTGACCTTGGCGGGGTCGCGGACGACCGCGGTGACCTGGTGGCCGCGGCGCAGGGCCTCGTCGAGGATGCGGCTGCCGATGGTGCCGTTGGCCCCGAACAGAGCGATCTTGGACATGCTGGGTTCTCCCGGTGGTTCGATGCGGGCGGGGTGCGCCCGGGTGCGGAGCGCGGTGTTCCGGCCGCCGGATGCGGCTGCCGTTTTCCGCCATCAGCCGTGCTGACGTCTCCTACGCTAGGGGTATCAGCGGGAGATTCCGGGGTAGCGAGGCGACGGGTCATGGTGAGAAAGCGACAGGACCCCCGAGAGGACGCAGCGGCGATCCGTGCGGTGGCGTTCTCCGCACCGGCGGGGCGGCCCGCCGGGGTGGAGGTGCTGACCCTCGCCGAGCTGCGGGAGCGCGCGGACGCCTGCGGGCTGTCGACCCCGCACCGGCCCGGCTTCCACCACCTGCTGCTCCTGGACCGCGGGCGGCTGGTGCACTGCGTCGACTTCCGGGAGCACCTGCTGGCCCCCGGCGACCTGCTGTGGTCGCGGCCCGGGCAGGTGCAGCACTTCGGGGACCTGACGGGTGCGGAGGGGCGGCTGGTGCTCTTCGAGTCCGGTTTCCTGGACCCGGCGACCGCGGCCGCGGCCCGGATCGAGGACTGGTACGGGCCGGCGGTGCGGCACCCCGAGGGCGCCGCGGCCCGGGCGCTGGACGAGGCGCTGACGCAACTGCACCGGGAGTTCGGGGCGCTGGGCGGGCTGCCGCTGGAGGTGCACCTGGAGGTGCTGCGGCATCTGCTGGCCGTCCTGGTGCTGCGGGCCGCGCATCCGGGCGGCGCCGAGGACGCCCCGCAGGACGGGACGTGCGAGGCGAGCGAGACGTATCTGCGGTTCCGGGACGCGGTGGAGCGGGGGTTCGCCCGCAGCCGCCGGGTCGCGGACTACGCCCGGTCGCTGGGCTATGCGCCGCGGACCCTGTCGCGGGCCACGGAGGCGGCGGCCGGGGTCGGGGCGAAGGAGTTCATCGACCGCCGGGTGGTGCTGGAGGCCAAGCGGCTGCTGGCGCACGGCGACCAGTCGGCGTCGCGGATCGCGGACCGGCTGGGTTTCGCGGACGCCACCAACTTCAGCAAGTTCTTCCAGCGGCAGGCCGGGCTCACGCCGATCGCGTTCCGGGACGCCGTGCGGGGCGGCGGCTGAGCTGCCGCCGCCGGGCACGGCGAGGAGGCGGACCAGGAGGTGCGGCCACTCGGAAAACCGGTGCGGCGGAGAGAGGCGGCGGGGCGCGACGGGTGGGGGGTGGTGCCGTCGCGCCCCGCCTCGGGGGCAGTCCGGGGCGCCCGCGGGCCCGGACCGGTGGGGGGTCAGCCGGTGTAGGCGCCGAACGCCTTGGTGAAGGCCAGCGGAGCCTGGTCGAGGGAACTGCACGTCGGCTGGGCGGAGTTGGAGGGGCCACCGGGGCAGGGTCGGTCGCGGGTGGCGGACCACATGGCCAGCCATGCCAGGTGCCTGCTCTGCGCGAACTTCACCAGGGTGGCGGCGTCGGCGGGCTTGAACACCTCGCCCTGCACGTCGTTGACGCCGATCATCGGGGTGACCGCCACGGTCCGCCAGGCGTCCGCGTCGTTCAGCCCGAGGGCCTTCTTCAGCTGGCCCTGGGTGGCGGTGGCGGCCTGGGTGGCGTAGGTGGCCATGTTGCCGTGGTACGAGGCTCCGTAGTCCATCGCCATGATGTTGACGGCGGAGATCCGCGCGCCGTTCTGCTTGGCGTTGGCCAGGAGGTTGACGCCGTCCTGGGTGAGGCCCTCGGGCATCACCGGGAGGGTGAAGGAGACGTCGAGGCCCGGGTGCTGCTTCTGCAGTTGCGCGACGGCCCGGGCGCGGCGGGTGTTGGCGGCCGTGTCGGGCAGCGCGCCGCCCTCGATGTCGAAGTCCACCTTGGTGAGCTTGAACTGGTCGACGGCCTTGCCGTAGGCGGCGGCGAGGTCGGACACCGAGGAGCAGGCGGCGGCCAGTTCGGTGCCGTTGGCGCCGCCGAAGGAGACCCGGACGTCGCCGCCGGCCTTGCGCAGCGCCGGTATCTGCTTGGCGACCGCGTCGCCGCCGAGGTCGCCGGTGCCGCCCCACTTGGGGACGCAGCCGCCGCCGGAGGTGAGGAAGGCGAGGGTGAAGTGCTTCACCCCGGTCTTCTGCGCGGTGCCGGTCAGGTCGTAGGCGGGGGTGAGGGAGGTGTCGACGTACGGGGCGAAGCCGGCCTTGGCGGCGGTGCCGGTGGGGGCGCCGGTGGCGGGGGCGGGCCGGGGGGCCTTGGTGGCCGTCGCGACGCCGGCGACGGCGAACCCGCCGCCGACCGCCAGCGTGCCGGCCACCGCCGTGCCGATCAGCTTGGTCCGGCGGCTGGGCCGGCGCCGGTGTGCGGAGGAACTCATCTCGTGCCTGCCTGTCGTCACATGGGGGTGGGGGCGCACCGAGGGGGAGGTGCGCCTCGCACGCTATCGGCAGCGAAACGGACAAATGCCGGGTTCTGTACGGCGGTTGGCGGAATTATGGCCGCCTTAAGGAAGCGGAAGGGGCCGGTTAAGAGCGGGGGCCCCGGGCGGCGGCGCGGACGGCCCGCCGGCCCCGGGTGCCGAACACCCGGGCACCGATCCGGCGCCGCAGCCGGTGGGCGCGCCGGCCGCCGAGCCGGTCCCGCCGCCCGTCGAGGGCCAGCCAGACCCGCACCTCGGTGCCGCCCAGCACGGAGTGCCCGATCCGGACGTCGCCGCCGGTGGACTCCGCCAGCCGCCGCACGATGTCCAGCCCGAGGCCGG
Proteins encoded in this region:
- the orn gene encoding oligoribonuclease, with product MNDRMVWIDCEMTGLSLASDALIEVAALVTDSELNVLGDGVDVVIRPPAEALTTMPEVVRQMHTASGLLAELDAGTTLESAEAQVLEYIRQHVPEPGKAPLCGNSVGTDRGFLLRDMPTLESYLHYRIVDVSSVKELARRWFPRAYFNSPDKNGNHRALADIRESIAELRYYREAVFVPQPGPDSETAKAIAAKHKLPSEPESAAQ
- a CDS encoding NAD(P)-dependent oxidoreductase, with the translated sequence MSKIALFGANGTIGSRILDEALRRGHQVTAVVRDPAKVTTTHPALTVVYGDALDSESVTEVAKGQDVVVSAVGGGDGAGHIATIRPAAEALVEGLRRLGGDAPRLITVGGAGSLRKPDGVQVWDTEGLPVPLLQIMHAHGDALDFYRTVSDVRWTNLSPAASIEPGERTGSYRTAAEDLIVAADGSSRISTEDYAVALLDELEQPHHIGERFTVGY
- a CDS encoding chitinase, whose protein sequence is MSSSAHRRRPSRRTKLIGTAVAGTLAVGGGFAVAGVATATKAPRPAPATGAPTGTAAKAGFAPYVDTSLTPAYDLTGTAQKTGVKHFTLAFLTSGGGCVPKWGGTGDLGGDAVAKQIPALRKAGGDVRVSFGGANGTELAAACSSVSDLAAAYGKAVDQFKLTKVDFDIEGGALPDTAANTRRARAVAQLQKQHPGLDVSFTLPVMPEGLTQDGVNLLANAKQNGARISAVNIMAMDYGASYHGNMATYATQAATATQGQLKKALGLNDADAWRTVAVTPMIGVNDVQGEVFKPADAATLVKFAQSRHLAWLAMWSATRDRPCPGGPSNSAQPTCSSLDQAPLAFTKAFGAYTG
- a CDS encoding AraC family transcriptional regulator, which translates into the protein MVRKRQDPREDAAAIRAVAFSAPAGRPAGVEVLTLAELRERADACGLSTPHRPGFHHLLLLDRGRLVHCVDFREHLLAPGDLLWSRPGQVQHFGDLTGAEGRLVLFESGFLDPATAAAARIEDWYGPAVRHPEGAAARALDEALTQLHREFGALGGLPLEVHLEVLRHLLAVLVLRAAHPGGAEDAPQDGTCEASETYLRFRDAVERGFARSRRVADYARSLGYAPRTLSRATEAAAGVGAKEFIDRRVVLEAKRLLAHGDQSASRIADRLGFADATNFSKFFQRQAGLTPIAFRDAVRGGG